A genomic region of Oncorhynchus keta strain PuntledgeMale-10-30-2019 unplaced genomic scaffold, Oket_V2 Un_scaffold_1004_pilon_pilon, whole genome shotgun sequence contains the following coding sequences:
- the LOC127927245 gene encoding uncharacterized protein LOC127927245 isoform X41: MFQVYNLLTSCVLLFQVYNLLTSCVLMFQVYNLLTSCVLLFQVYNLLTSCVLLLSQVYNLLTSCVLLLSQVYNLLTSCVLLLSQVYNLLTSCVLLFQVYNLLTSCVLLFQVYNLLTSCVLLSQVYNLLTSCVLLFQVYNLLTSCVLLFQVYNLLTSCVLLLFQVYNLLTSCVLLLFQVYNLLTSCVLMFQVYNLLTSCVLLFQVYNLLTSCVLLLFQVYNLLTSCVLLFQVYNLLTSCVLLSQVYNLLTSCVLLFQVYNLLTSCVLLFQVYNLLTSCVLLSQVYNLLTSCVLLFQVYNLLTSCVLLFQVYNLLTSCVLLFQVYNLLTSCVLLFQVYNLLTSSVTVKINGKENHYNPGQTFMVPCGHAYSLHNLTQEPAALHFTRMLAESSE; encoded by the exons atgttccaggtgtataacctcctaaccagctgtgtgttgttgttccag GTGTATAACCTCCTAACCAGCTGTGTGTTGATGTTCCAGGTGTATAACCTCCTAAccagctgtgtgttgttgttccaggtgtataacctcctaaccagctgtgtgttgttgttgtcccAGGTGTATAACCTCCTAACCAGCTGTGTATTGTTGTTGTCCCAG gtgtataacctcctaaccagctgtgtgttgttgttgtcccaggtgtataacctcctaaccagctgtgtgttgttgttccaggtgtataacctcctaaccagctgtgtgttgttgttccaggtgtataacctcctaaccagctgtgtgttgttgtcccaggtgtataacctcctaaccagctgtgtgttgttgttccag gtgtataacctcctaaccagctgtgtgttgttgttccaggtgtataacctcctaaccagctgtgtgttgttgttgttccag gtgtataacctcctaaccagctgtgtgttgttgttgttccag gtgTATAACCTCCTAACCAGCTGTGTGTTGATGTTCCAG gtgtataacctcctaaccagctgtgtgttgttgttccaggtgtataacctcctaaccagctgtgtgttgttgttgttccaggtgtataacctcctaaccagctgtgtgttgttgttccaggtgtataacctcctaaccagctgtgtgttgttgtcccag GTGTATAACCTCCTAAccagctgtgtgttgttgttccaggtgtataacctcctaaccagctgtgtgttgttgttccaggtgtataacctcctaaccagctgtgtgttgttgtcccaggtgtataacctcctaaccagctgtgtgttgttgttccaggtgtataacctcctaaccagctgtgtgttgttgttccaggtgtataacctcctaaccagctgtgtgttgttgttccag GTGTATAACCTCCTAAccagctgtgtgttgttgttccaggtgTATAACCTCCTAACCAGCTCAGTAACTGTGAAGATCAATGGCAAAGAGAACCATTATAACCCAGGACAGACCTTCATGGTCCCATGTG GCCATGCCTACAGCCTCCACAATCTGACCCAGGAACCTGCTGCTCTACACTTCACCAGGATGCTGGCAGAGAGCTCAGAGTGA
- the LOC127927245 gene encoding uncharacterized protein LOC127927245 isoform X37, whose product MFQVYNLLTSCVLLFQVYNLLTSCVLMFQVYNLLTSCVLLFQVYNLLTSCVLLLSQVYNLLTSCVLLLSQVYNLLTSCVLLLSQVYNLLTSCVLLFQVYNLLTSCVLLFQVYNLLTSCVLLSQVYNLLTSCVLLFQVYNLLTSCVLLFQVYNLLTSCVLLLFQVYNLLTSCVLLLFQVYNLLTSCVLMFQVYNLLTSCVLLFQVYNLLTSCVLLFQVYNLLTSCVLLLFQVYNLLTSCVLLFQVYNLLTSCVLLSQVYNLLTSCVLLFQVYNLLTSCVLLFQVYNLLTSCVLLSQVYNLLTSCVLLFQVYNLLTSCVLLFQVYNLLTSCVLLFQVYNLLTSCVLLFQVYNLLTSSVTVKINGKENHYNPGQTFMVPCGHAYSLHNLTQEPAALHFTRMLAESSE is encoded by the exons atgttccaggtgtataacctcctaaccagctgtgtgttgttgttccag GTGTATAACCTCCTAACCAGCTGTGTGTTGATGTTCCAGGTGTATAACCTCCTAAccagctgtgtgttgttgttccaggtgtataacctcctaaccagctgtgtgttgttgttgtcccAGGTGTATAACCTCCTAACCAGCTGTGTATTGTTGTTGTCCCAG gtgtataacctcctaaccagctgtgtgttgttgttgtcccaggtgtataacctcctaaccagctgtgtgttgttgttccaggtgtataacctcctaaccagctgtgtgttgttgttccaggtgtataacctcctaaccagctgtgtgttgttgtcccaggtgtataacctcctaaccagctgtgtgttgttgttccag gtgtataacctcctaaccagctgtgtgttgttgttccaggtgtataacctcctaaccagctgtgtgttgttgttgttccag gtgtataacctcctaaccagctgtgtgttgttgttgttccag gtgTATAACCTCCTAACCAGCTGTGTGTTGATGTTCCAG gtgtataacctcctaaccagctgtgtgttgttgttccaggtgtataacctcctaaccagctgtgtgttgttgttccaggtgtataacctcctaaccagctgtgtgttgttgttgttccaggtgtataacctcctaaccagctgtgtgttgttgttccaggtgtataacctcctaaccagctgtgtgttgttgtcccag GTGTATAACCTCCTAAccagctgtgtgttgttgttccaggtgtataacctcctaaccagctgtgtgttgttgttccaggtgtataacctcctaaccagctgtgtgttgttgtcccaggtgtataacctcctaaccagctgtgtgttgttgttccaggtgtataacctcctaaccagctgtgtgttgttgttccaggtgtataacctcctaaccagctgtgtgttgttgttccag GTGTATAACCTCCTAAccagctgtgtgttgttgttccaggtgTATAACCTCCTAACCAGCTCAGTAACTGTGAAGATCAATGGCAAAGAGAACCATTATAACCCAGGACAGACCTTCATGGTCCCATGTG GCCATGCCTACAGCCTCCACAATCTGACCCAGGAACCTGCTGCTCTACACTTCACCAGGATGCTGGCAGAGAGCTCAGAGTGA
- the LOC127927245 gene encoding uncharacterized protein LOC127927245 isoform X45: MFQVYNLLTSCVLLFQVYNLLTSCVLMFQVYNLLTSCVLLFQVYNLLTSCVLLLSQVYNLLTSCVLLLSQVYNLLTSCVLLLSQVYNLLTSCVLLFQVYNLLTSCVLLFQVYNLLTSCVLLSQVYNLLTSCVLLFQVYNLLTSCVLLFQVYNLLTSCVLLLFQVYNLLTSCVLLLFQVYNLLTSCVLMFQVYNLLTSCVLLLFQVYNLLTSCVLLFQVYNLLTSCVLLSQVYNLLTSCVLLFQVYNLLTSCVLLFQVYNLLTSCVLLSQVYNLLTSCVLLFQVYNLLTSCVLLFQVYNLLTSCVLLFQVYNLLTSCVLLFQVYNLLTSSVTVKINGKENHYNPGQTFMVPCGHAYSLHNLTQEPAALHFTRMLAESSE, from the exons atgttccaggtgtataacctcctaaccagctgtgtgttgttgttccag GTGTATAACCTCCTAACCAGCTGTGTGTTGATGTTCCAGGTGTATAACCTCCTAAccagctgtgtgttgttgttccaggtgtataacctcctaaccagctgtgtgttgttgttgtcccAGGTGTATAACCTCCTAACCAGCTGTGTATTGTTGTTGTCCCAG gtgtataacctcctaaccagctgtgtgttgttgttgtcccaggtgtataacctcctaaccagctgtgtgttgttgttccaggtgtataacctcctaaccagctgtgtgttgttgttccaggtgtataacctcctaaccagctgtgtgttgttgtcccaggtgtataacctcctaaccagctgtgtgttgttgttccag gtgtataacctcctaaccagctgtgtgttgttgttccaggtgtataacctcctaaccagctgtgtgttgttgttgttccag gtgtataacctcctaaccagctgtgtgttgttgttgttccag gtgTATAACCTCCTAACCAGCTGTGTGTTGATGTTCCAG gtgtataacctcctaaccagctgtgtgttgttgttgttccaggtgtataacctcctaaccagctgtgtgttgttgttccaggtgtataacctcctaaccagctgtgtgttgttgtcccag GTGTATAACCTCCTAAccagctgtgtgttgttgttccaggtgtataacctcctaaccagctgtgtgttgttgttccaggtgtataacctcctaaccagctgtgtgttgttgtcccaggtgtataacctcctaaccagctgtgtgttgttgttccaggtgtataacctcctaaccagctgtgtgttgttgttccaggtgtataacctcctaaccagctgtgtgttgttgttccag GTGTATAACCTCCTAAccagctgtgtgttgttgttccaggtgTATAACCTCCTAACCAGCTCAGTAACTGTGAAGATCAATGGCAAAGAGAACCATTATAACCCAGGACAGACCTTCATGGTCCCATGTG GCCATGCCTACAGCCTCCACAATCTGACCCAGGAACCTGCTGCTCTACACTTCACCAGGATGCTGGCAGAGAGCTCAGAGTGA
- the LOC127927245 gene encoding uncharacterized protein LOC127927245 isoform X26: MFQVYNLLTSCVLLFQVYNLLTSCVLMFQVYNLLTSCVLLFQVYNLLTSCVLLLSQVYNLLTSCVLLLSQVYNLLTSCVLLLSQVYNLLTSCVLLFQVYNLLTSCVLLFQVYNLLTSCVLLSQVYNLLTSCVLLFQVYNLLTSCVLLFQVYNLLTSCVLLLFQVYNLLTSCVLLLFQVYNLLTSCVLLFQVYNLLTSCVLLFQVYNLLTSCVLLFQVYNLLTSCVLLLFQVYNLLTSCVLMFQVYNLLTSCVLLFQVYNLLTSCVLLFQVYNLLTSCVLMFQVYNLLTSCVLLLFQVYNLLTSCVLLFQVYNLLTSCVLLFQVYNLLTSCVLLLFQVYNLLTSCVLLFQVYNLLTSCVLLSQVYNLLTSCVLLFQVYNLLTSCVLLFQVYNLLTSCVLLSQVYNLLTSCVLLFQVYNLLTSCVLLFQVYNLLTSCVLLFQVYNLLTSCVLLFQVYNLLTSSVTVKINGKENHYNPGQTFMVPCGHAYSLHNLTQEPAALHFTRMLAESSE; the protein is encoded by the exons atgttccaggtgtataacctcctaaccagctgtgtgttgttgttccag GTGTATAACCTCCTAACCAGCTGTGTGTTGATGTTCCAGGTGTATAACCTCCTAAccagctgtgtgttgttgttccaggtgtataacctcctaaccagctgtgtgttgttgttgtcccAGGTGTATAACCTCCTAACCAGCTGTGTATTGTTGTTGTCCCAG gtgtataacctcctaaccagctgtgtgttgttgttgtcccaggtgtataacctcctaaccagctgtgtgttgttgttccaggtgtataacctcctaaccagctgtgtgttgttgttccaggtgtataacctcctaaccagctgtgtgttgttgtcccaggtgtataacctcctaaccagctgtgtgttgttgttccag gtgtataacctcctaaccagctgtgtgttgttgttccaggtgtataacctcctaaccagctgtgtgttgttgttgttccag gtgtataacctcctaaccagctgtgtgttgttgttgttccag gtgtataacctcctaaccagctgtgtgttgttgttccaggtgtataacctcctaaccagctgtgtgttgttgttccaggtgtataacctcctaaccagctgtgtgttgttgttccaggtgtataacctcctaaccagctgtgtgttgttgttgttccag gtgTATAACCTCCTAACCAGCTGTGTGTTGATGTTCCAG GTGTATAACCTCCTAAccagctgtgtgttgttgttccaggtgtataacctcctaaccagctgtgtgttgttgttccaggtgtataacctcctaaccagctgtgtgttgatgttccaggtgtataacctcctaaccagctgtgtgttgttgttgttccaggtgtataacctcctaaccagctgtgtgttgttgttccaggtgtataacctcctaaccagctgtgtgttgttgttccaggtgtataacctcctaaccagctgtgtgttgttgttgttccaggtgtataacctcctaaccagctgtgtgttgttgttccaggtgtataacctcctaaccagctgtgtgttgttgtcccag GTGTATAACCTCCTAAccagctgtgtgttgttgttccaggtgtataacctcctaaccagctgtgtgttgttgttccaggtgtataacctcctaaccagctgtgtgttgttgtcccaggtgtataacctcctaaccagctgtgtgttgttgttccaggtgtataacctcctaaccagctgtgtgttgttgttccaggtgtataacctcctaaccagctgtgtgttgttgttccag GTGTATAACCTCCTAAccagctgtgtgttgttgttccaggtgTATAACCTCCTAACCAGCTCAGTAACTGTGAAGATCAATGGCAAAGAGAACCATTATAACCCAGGACAGACCTTCATGGTCCCATGTG GCCATGCCTACAGCCTCCACAATCTGACCCAGGAACCTGCTGCTCTACACTTCACCAGGATGCTGGCAGAGAGCTCAGAGTGA
- the LOC127927245 gene encoding uncharacterized protein LOC127927245 isoform X46 codes for MFQVYNLLTSCVLLFQVYNLLTSCVLMFQVYNLLTSCVLLFQVYNLLTSCVLLLSQVYNLLTSCVLLLSQVYNLLTSCVLLLSQVYNLLTSCVLLFQVYNLLTSCVLLFQVYNLLTSCVLLSQVYNLLTSCVLLFQVYNLLTSCVLLFQVYNLLTSCVLLLFQVYNLLTSCVLLLFQVYNLLTSCVLMFQVYNLLTSCVLLLFQVYNLLTSCVLLFQVYNLLTSCVLLSQVYNLLTSCVLLFQVYNLLTSCVLLFQVYNLLTSCVLLSQVYNLLTSCVLLFQVYNLLTSCVLLFQVYNLLTSCVLLFQVYNLLTSCVLLFQVYNLLTSSVTVKINGKENHYNPGQTFMVPCGHAYSLHNLTQEPAALHFTRMLAESSE; via the exons atgttccaggtgtataacctcctaaccagctgtgtgttgttgttccag GTGTATAACCTCCTAACCAGCTGTGTGTTGATGTTCCAGGTGTATAACCTCCTAAccagctgtgtgttgttgttccaggtgtataacctcctaaccagctgtgtgttgttgttgtcccAGGTGTATAACCTCCTAACCAGCTGTGTATTGTTGTTGTCCCAG gtgtataacctcctaaccagctgtgtgttgttgttgtcccaggtgtataacctcctaaccagctgtgtgttgttgttccaggtgtataacctcctaaccagctgtgtgttgttgttccaggtgtataacctcctaaccagctgtgtgttgttgtcccaggtgtataacctcctaaccagctgtgtgttgttgttccag gtgtataacctcctaaccagctgtgtgttgttgttccaggtgtataacctcctaaccagctgtgtgttgttgttgttccag gtgtataacctcctaaccagctgtgtgttgttgttgttccag gtgtataacctcctaaccagctgtgtgttgatgttccag gtgtataacctcctaaccagctgtgtgttgttgttgttccaggtgtataacctcctaaccagctgtgtgttgttgttccaggtgtataacctcctaaccagctgtgtgttgttgtcccag GTGTATAACCTCCTAAccagctgtgtgttgttgttccaggtgtataacctcctaaccagctgtgtgttgttgttccaggtgtataacctcctaaccagctgtgtgttgttgtcccaggtgtataacctcctaaccagctgtgtgttgttgttccaggtgtataacctcctaaccagctgtgtgttgttgttccaggtgtataacctcctaaccagctgtgtgttgttgttccag GTGTATAACCTCCTAAccagctgtgtgttgttgttccaggtgTATAACCTCCTAACCAGCTCAGTAACTGTGAAGATCAATGGCAAAGAGAACCATTATAACCCAGGACAGACCTTCATGGTCCCATGTG GCCATGCCTACAGCCTCCACAATCTGACCCAGGAACCTGCTGCTCTACACTTCACCAGGATGCTGGCAGAGAGCTCAGAGTGA
- the LOC127927245 gene encoding uncharacterized protein LOC127927245 isoform X8 produces MFQVYNLLTSCVLLFQVYNLLTSCVLMFQVYNLLTSCVLLFQVYNLLTSCVLLLSQVYNLLTSCVLLLSQVYNLLTSCVLLLSQVYNLLTSCVLLFQVYNLLTSCVLLFQVYNLLTSCVLLSQVYNLLTSCVLLFQVYNLLTSCVLLFQVYNLLTSCVLLLFQVYNLLTSCVLLLFQVYNLLTSCVLLFQVYNLLTSCVLLFQVYNLLTSCVLLFQVYNLLTSCVLLLFQVYNLLTSCMLLFQVYNLLTSCVLLSQVYNLLTSCVLLFQVYNLLISCVLLFQVYNLLTSCVLMFQVYNLLTSCVLLFQVYNLLTSCVLLFQVYNLLTSCVLLFQVYNLLTSCVLLFQVYNLLTSCVLLFQVYNLLTSCVLLFQVYNLLTSCVLMFQVYNLLTSCVLLLFQVYNLLTSCVLLFQVYNLLTSCVLLFQVYNLLTSCVLLLFQVYNLLTSCVLLFQVYNLLTSCVLLSQVYNLLTSCVLLFQVYNLLTSCVLLFQVYNLLTSCVLLSQVYNLLTSCVLLFQVYNLLTSCVLLFQVYNLLTSCVLLFQVYNLLTSCVLLFQVYNLLTSSVTVKINGKENHYNPGQTFMVPCGHAYSLHNLTQEPAALHFTRMLAESSE; encoded by the exons atgttccaggtgtataacctcctaaccagctgtgtgttgttgttccag GTGTATAACCTCCTAACCAGCTGTGTGTTGATGTTCCAGGTGTATAACCTCCTAAccagctgtgtgttgttgttccaggtgtataacctcctaaccagctgtgtgttgttgttgtcccAGGTGTATAACCTCCTAACCAGCTGTGTATTGTTGTTGTCCCAG gtgtataacctcctaaccagctgtgtgttgttgttgtcccaggtgtataacctcctaaccagctgtgtgttgttgttccaggtgtataacctcctaaccagctgtgtgttgttgttccaggtgtataacctcctaaccagctgtgtgttgttgtcccaggtgtataacctcctaaccagctgtgtgttgttgttccag gtgtataacctcctaaccagctgtgtgttgttgttccaggtgtataacctcctaaccagctgtgtgttgttgttgttccag gtgtataacctcctaaccagctgtgtgttgttgttgttccag gtgtataacctcctaaccagctgtgtgttgttgttccaggtgtataacctcctaaccagctgtgtgttgttgttccaggtgtataacctcctaaccagctgtgtgttgttgttccaggtgtataacctcctaaccagctgtgtgttgttgttgttccaggtgtataacctcctaaccagctgtatgttgttgttccaggtgtataacctcctaaccagctgtgtgttgttgtcccaggtgtataacctcctaaccagctgtgtgttgttgttccaggtgtataacctcctaatcagctgtgtgttgttgttccag gtgTATAACCTCCTAACCAGCTGTGTGTTGATGTTCCAG gtgtataacctcctaaccagctgtgtgttgttgttccaggtgtataacctcctaaccagctgtgtgttgttgttccaggtgtataacctcctaaccagctgtgtgttgttgttccaggtgTATAACCTCCTAACCAGCTGTGTATTGTTGTTCCAGGTGTATAACCTCCTAAccagctgtgtgttgttgttccaggtgtataacctcctaaccagctgtgtgttgttgttccaggtgtataacctcctaaccagctgtgtgttgatgttccaggtgtataacctcctaaccagctgtgtgttgttgttgttccaggtgtataacctcctaaccagctgtgtgttgttgttccaggtgtataacctcctaaccagctgtgtgttgttgttccaggtgtataacctcctaaccagctgtgtgttgttgttgttccaggtgtataacctcctaaccagctgtgtgttgttgttccaggtgtataacctcctaaccagctgtgtgttgttgtcccag GTGTATAACCTCCTAAccagctgtgtgttgttgttccaggtgtataacctcctaaccagctgtgtgttgttgttccaggtgtataacctcctaaccagctgtgtgttgttgtcccaggtgtataacctcctaaccagctgtgtgttgttgttccaggtgtataacctcctaaccagctgtgtgttgttgttccaggtgtataacctcctaaccagctgtgtgttgttgttccag GTGTATAACCTCCTAAccagctgtgtgttgttgttccaggtgTATAACCTCCTAACCAGCTCAGTAACTGTGAAGATCAATGGCAAAGAGAACCATTATAACCCAGGACAGACCTTCATGGTCCCATGTG GCCATGCCTACAGCCTCCACAATCTGACCCAGGAACCTGCTGCTCTACACTTCACCAGGATGCTGGCAGAGAGCTCAGAGTGA
- the LOC127927245 gene encoding uncharacterized protein LOC127927245 isoform X25 encodes MFQVYNLLTSCVLLFQVYNLLTSCVLMFQVYNLLTSCVLLFQVYNLLTSCVLLLSQVYNLLTSCVLLLSQVYNLLTSCVLLLSQVYNLLTSCVLLFQVYNLLTSCVLLFQVYNLLTSCVLLSQVYNLLTSCVLLFQVYNLLTSCVLLFQVYNLLTSCVLLLFQVYNLLTSCVLLLFQVYNLLTSCVLLFQVYNLLTSCVLLFQVYNLLTSCVLLFQVYNLLTSCVLLLFQVYNLLTSCVLMFQVYNLLTSCVLLFQVYNLLTSCVLLFQVYNLLTSCVLLFQVYNLLTSCVLLFQVYNLLTSCVLMFQVYNLLTSCVLLLFQVYNLLTSCVLLFQVYNLLTSCVLLFQVYNLLTSCVLLLFQVYNLLTSCVLLFQVYNLLTSCVLLSQVYNLLTSCVLLFQVYNLLTSCVLLFQVYNLLTSCVLLSQVYNLLTSCVLLFQVYNLLTSCVLLFQVYNLLTSCVLLFQVYNLLTSCVLLFQVYNLLTSSVTVKINGKENHYNPGQTFMVPCGHAYSLHNLTQEPAALHFTRMLAESSE; translated from the exons atgttccaggtgtataacctcctaaccagctgtgtgttgttgttccag GTGTATAACCTCCTAACCAGCTGTGTGTTGATGTTCCAGGTGTATAACCTCCTAAccagctgtgtgttgttgttccaggtgtataacctcctaaccagctgtgtgttgttgttgtcccAGGTGTATAACCTCCTAACCAGCTGTGTATTGTTGTTGTCCCAG gtgtataacctcctaaccagctgtgtgttgttgttgtcccaggtgtataacctcctaaccagctgtgtgttgttgttccaggtgtataacctcctaaccagctgtgtgttgttgttccaggtgtataacctcctaaccagctgtgtgttgttgtcccaggtgtataacctcctaaccagctgtgtgttgttgttccag gtgtataacctcctaaccagctgtgtgttgttgttccaggtgtataacctcctaaccagctgtgtgttgttgttgttccag gtgtataacctcctaaccagctgtgtgttgttgttgttccag gtgtataacctcctaaccagctgtgtgttgttgttccaggtgtataacctcctaaccagctgtgtgttgttgttccaggtgtataacctcctaaccagctgtgtgttgttgttccaggtgtataacctcctaaccagctgtgtgttgttgttgttccag gtgTATAACCTCCTAACCAGCTGTGTGTTGATGTTCCAG gtgtataacctcctaaccagctgtgtgttgttgttccaggtgTATAACCTCCTAACCAGCTGTGTATTGTTGTTCCAGGTGTATAACCTCCTAAccagctgtgtgttgttgttccaggtgtataacctcctaaccagctgtgtgttgttgttccaggtgtataacctcctaaccagctgtgtgttgatgttccaggtgtataacctcctaaccagctgtgtgttgttgttgttccaggtgtataacctcctaaccagctgtgtgttgttgttccaggtgtataacctcctaaccagctgtgtgttgttgttccaggtgtataacctcctaaccagctgtgtgttgttgttgttccaggtgtataacctcctaaccagctgtgtgttgttgttccaggtgtataacctcctaaccagctgtgtgttgttgtcccag GTGTATAACCTCCTAAccagctgtgtgttgttgttccaggtgtataacctcctaaccagctgtgtgttgttgttccaggtgtataacctcctaaccagctgtgtgttgttgtcccaggtgtataacctcctaaccagctgtgtgttgttgttccaggtgtataacctcctaaccagctgtgtgttgttgttccaggtgtataacctcctaaccagctgtgtgttgttgttccag GTGTATAACCTCCTAAccagctgtgtgttgttgttccaggtgTATAACCTCCTAACCAGCTCAGTAACTGTGAAGATCAATGGCAAAGAGAACCATTATAACCCAGGACAGACCTTCATGGTCCCATGTG GCCATGCCTACAGCCTCCACAATCTGACCCAGGAACCTGCTGCTCTACACTTCACCAGGATGCTGGCAGAGAGCTCAGAGTGA